In Lautropia mirabilis, one DNA window encodes the following:
- a CDS encoding c-type cytochrome, producing the protein MNKSTFIPGILAAMLVGSVASPALAGDPQTAMNKASCTTCHSVDKKMVGPAFKDVAAKYKGQDVNQQLFDKVRKGGKGSFGKIPMPPNSKAAISDDELKEVITFILKQ; encoded by the coding sequence ATGAACAAAAGCACTTTCATCCCCGGCATCCTGGCTGCCATGCTGGTCGGATCCGTCGCCTCCCCCGCACTGGCCGGCGACCCGCAGACGGCCATGAACAAGGCCTCCTGCACCACCTGTCACTCGGTGGACAAGAAGATGGTCGGCCCTGCCTTCAAGGACGTGGCCGCGAAGTACAAGGGCCAGGACGTCAACCAGCAGCTCTTCGACAAGGTGCGCAAGGGCGGCAAGGGCAGCTTCGGCAAGATCCCCATGCCCCCCAACAGCAAGGCCGCCATCAGCGACGACGAACTGAAGGAAGTCATCACCTTCATCCTCAAGCAATGA
- the ruvX gene encoding Holliday junction resolvase RuvX: MTLSAATSTVQTLLAFDFGQKRIGVAVGNSLTGAARPLATLTEQTTDGRFARIQTLLKEWQPTGLVVGRPLHPDGTPHEVTALAERFARRLEGRFGLPVFLVDERYSSVAAQERMRDEDDEHVTRGGRRRKGGASQGDDATAAAIILEQYLSETRS, encoded by the coding sequence ATGACCCTTTCTGCCGCCACATCCACCGTCCAGACCCTGCTGGCCTTCGACTTTGGCCAGAAGCGCATTGGCGTGGCGGTGGGCAACAGCCTCACTGGTGCGGCGCGACCGCTGGCCACGCTGACCGAGCAGACCACGGATGGTCGCTTTGCCCGCATCCAGACGCTTCTGAAGGAATGGCAACCCACCGGGCTGGTGGTGGGGCGGCCGCTGCACCCCGACGGCACCCCGCATGAAGTCACGGCGCTGGCCGAGCGTTTTGCGCGCCGGCTGGAAGGCCGCTTCGGGCTGCCCGTCTTTCTGGTGGATGAACGCTACAGTTCGGTGGCGGCCCAGGAGCGGATGCGCGACGAGGACGACGAGCACGTCACGCGCGGTGGCCGGCGTCGCAAGGGCGGGGCGTCGCAGGGCGACGATGCGACAGCTGCGGCCATCATCCTTGAACAGTACCTGAGCGAGACACGATCATGA
- a CDS encoding AAA family ATPase, with amino-acid sequence MQIESIKIQNYRTFRHAHLDGLPRLVTLVGANGTGKSTLFDVFSFLKDALAHNVGKAVARRGSMRELRSRDQRGPIRIEIKFRESGGRLATYELAFDELDGRVVIEREVLKYRRGQEGRPWHFVDFQRGTGTAITNESAYGLAGTDEQRAVFALDEPDVLAIKGLGQFKEFRVVAEFRSLIENWQISDFHIADARPSTEEGFAEHLSTRGDNLAQVAQYLHQYHPERFQAVLEAMKRRVPGISHIEAKSTEDGRLVLRFQDGKFHDPFIARFVSDGTIKMFAYLVLLQDPRPFPLLAVEEPENQLYPDLLPELAEEFRSYARRGGQVFVSTHSPDFLNALKLEEIYCLKKENGFTTITHASDSANLQALVDAGDLPGYLWKQGVFEGLNT; translated from the coding sequence ATGCAGATCGAATCCATCAAGATCCAGAACTATCGCACCTTCCGCCATGCACATCTGGATGGGCTGCCCAGGCTCGTGACGCTGGTCGGCGCCAATGGCACCGGCAAGAGCACCCTATTCGACGTCTTCTCCTTTCTGAAGGATGCGCTTGCCCATAATGTAGGCAAGGCCGTGGCCCGACGCGGGTCCATGCGGGAACTGCGCAGCCGCGACCAGCGGGGGCCCATCCGGATCGAGATCAAGTTCCGCGAGTCGGGCGGGCGCCTGGCCACCTATGAGCTGGCCTTCGACGAGCTGGATGGGCGGGTCGTCATTGAGCGCGAGGTCCTCAAGTACCGCCGCGGGCAGGAGGGAAGACCGTGGCACTTCGTCGACTTCCAACGGGGTACGGGAACGGCCATCACCAATGAATCCGCATATGGACTGGCTGGCACAGACGAACAGCGTGCCGTATTCGCGCTGGACGAGCCAGATGTGTTGGCCATCAAGGGGCTAGGCCAGTTCAAGGAGTTCCGGGTCGTGGCCGAGTTCCGCAGCCTGATCGAGAACTGGCAGATCTCCGATTTCCACATTGCCGACGCACGCCCCTCTACGGAAGAAGGCTTTGCCGAGCACCTGTCCACTCGGGGTGACAACCTGGCCCAGGTGGCCCAGTACCTGCATCAATATCATCCGGAACGTTTCCAGGCCGTCCTGGAGGCCATGAAGCGTCGTGTCCCCGGCATCAGCCATATCGAAGCGAAATCCACGGAAGACGGCCGCCTGGTCCTGCGCTTTCAGGACGGGAAATTCCACGATCCCTTCATCGCCCGTTTCGTCTCCGACGGCACCATCAAGATGTTCGCCTACCTGGTCCTGTTGCAGGATCCCAGGCCGTTTCCGCTACTGGCCGTCGAGGAACCCGAGAACCAGCTCTATCCCGATCTGCTGCCGGAACTGGCCGAGGAATTCAGAAGCTATGCCCGTCGTGGTGGCCAGGTCTTCGTTTCCACGCACTCCCCAGATTTCCTGAACGCACTAAAGCTGGAAGAGATCTACTGTCTGAAGAAAGAAAACGGCTTCACCACCATCACCCATGCCAGTGATTCGGCCAACCTGCAGGCACTGGTTGACGCCGGCGACCTGCCCGGCTATCTGTGGAAGCAAGGGGTCTTTGAAGGGCTGAACACGTGA
- the pyrR gene encoding bifunctional pyr operon transcriptional regulator/uracil phosphoribosyltransferase PyrR gives MTTPLPADAETLFARLRDSLKDALGVSCNGLAQGGADAPKGEGAASAGAEDAPAFIGIHTGGAWLAARLHAELGLSSPLGFLSSAFYRDDVQARGLSMRMQPTRIDFDVNGRDIVLVDDILHTGRTIRAALNEIFDYGRPARVRLAVLIDRGERELPVQPDHVGTRLVLQPGEKLALSQRTNGMFELRVETVQA, from the coding sequence ATGACGACCCCTCTGCCGGCCGATGCCGAGACCCTCTTTGCGCGTCTGCGCGATTCCCTGAAGGACGCTCTGGGCGTTTCCTGCAACGGCCTGGCACAGGGCGGAGCAGATGCCCCGAAGGGCGAGGGCGCAGCCTCGGCGGGTGCTGAAGACGCGCCCGCCTTCATCGGCATCCACACGGGCGGGGCGTGGCTGGCGGCCCGGCTGCATGCCGAGCTGGGGCTGTCGTCGCCGCTGGGCTTCCTGTCCAGTGCCTTCTACCGCGACGACGTGCAGGCGCGCGGCCTGTCGATGCGGATGCAGCCCACGCGCATCGATTTTGACGTGAACGGGCGCGACATCGTGCTGGTGGACGACATCCTGCATACGGGGCGCACCATCCGCGCGGCGCTCAACGAGATCTTTGACTATGGCCGGCCGGCGCGGGTGCGTCTGGCCGTGCTCATCGACCGCGGCGAACGGGAGCTGCCGGTGCAGCCCGATCATGTCGGGACGCGGCTGGTGCTGCAGCCCGGCGAGAAACTGGCGCTCAGCCAGCGGACCAACGGGATGTTCGAGCTGCGGGTGGAAACGGTACAGGCGTGA
- a CDS encoding DUF4276 family protein yields the protein MSGRVIFLLEEPSMKVMLAEYLPRLVPGWIQGQHFLLLPHQGKSDLDKSIPIKLKAWQEPGARFVVVRDNDNADCLALKARLQTMCATSGRKTLIRLVCQELESWYLADPDALIAAYPEAQKKIRTLAKRFPDPDECQKPSHELERNIKDFQKNEGARRLGRLLDADRATSRSLKVFAQGVRMLAERA from the coding sequence GTGAGCGGCCGCGTCATCTTCCTGCTGGAAGAACCTTCCATGAAGGTCATGCTGGCAGAATACCTGCCTCGTCTGGTCCCCGGATGGATACAGGGGCAGCACTTTCTTCTGCTCCCGCACCAAGGCAAGAGTGATCTCGACAAGAGCATTCCGATCAAGCTGAAAGCATGGCAGGAACCTGGTGCCCGCTTCGTCGTTGTCCGGGACAATGACAATGCCGATTGCCTTGCCCTGAAGGCACGGCTACAGACCATGTGCGCCACCAGTGGCCGCAAGACCCTGATACGCCTCGTCTGTCAGGAGCTGGAGTCCTGGTACCTGGCCGACCCCGACGCATTGATCGCAGCCTATCCAGAGGCCCAGAAGAAGATCCGGACCCTTGCCAAACGATTCCCCGACCCTGACGAGTGCCAAAAACCCTCGCACGAGCTTGAGCGGAACATCAAGGACTTCCAGAAGAACGAAGGAGCCCGGAGGCTGGGAAGGCTGCTGGATGCAGACCGGGCAACGTCGCGTAGCCTGAAGGTCTTTGCACAAGGTGTCAGGATGTTGGCCGAACGTGCCTGA
- a CDS encoding aspartate carbamoyltransferase catalytic subunit, which produces MQMQQVQVGKDGRLRHLLTLEGLSRDMIHQILDNAASFLNVSNREIKKVPLLRGRSVFNLFFEDSTRTRTTFEIAATRLSADVVNLNISTSSTSKGESLLDTIDNLQAMAADVFVVRHSQSGAAHLIAQHVGDHVHVVNAGDGRHAHPTQGLLDMYTIRHFKKDFTKLSVAIVGDITHSRVARSDIHALTTLGVPDVRVVGPLTLLPGGLEQMGVSLHTDMRTALKDVDVVIMLRLQNERMRGALLPSPQEYFSRYGLTREKLALAKPDAIVMHPGPMNRGVEIESAVADGPQSVILQQVTFGIAVRMAVMSMLAAG; this is translated from the coding sequence ATGCAGATGCAACAGGTGCAAGTGGGCAAGGACGGGCGACTGCGCCACCTGCTCACACTGGAAGGGCTGTCGCGTGACATGATCCATCAGATCCTGGACAACGCGGCGTCGTTCCTGAACGTGTCCAACCGGGAAATCAAGAAGGTGCCGCTGCTGCGCGGCCGTTCGGTGTTCAATCTGTTCTTCGAGGATTCGACCCGCACGCGCACGACCTTCGAGATTGCCGCCACCCGGCTGTCGGCCGACGTGGTGAACCTCAACATCAGCACCTCGTCCACCTCCAAGGGCGAATCGCTGCTGGACACCATCGACAACCTGCAGGCCATGGCGGCCGATGTGTTCGTGGTGCGGCACAGCCAGAGCGGGGCGGCGCACCTCATTGCGCAGCACGTGGGCGACCATGTGCACGTGGTCAACGCCGGTGACGGACGGCATGCGCACCCCACGCAGGGGCTGCTGGACATGTACACCATCCGCCACTTCAAGAAGGACTTCACGAAGCTGTCCGTGGCCATCGTGGGCGACATCACCCATTCGCGGGTGGCGCGCTCGGACATCCATGCACTCACCACGCTGGGCGTGCCTGACGTGCGCGTGGTGGGGCCGCTGACGCTGCTGCCGGGCGGTCTGGAGCAGATGGGCGTGTCGCTGCACACCGACATGCGCACTGCCCTGAAGGACGTGGACGTGGTGATCATGCTGCGACTGCAGAACGAGCGGATGCGCGGCGCGCTGCTGCCCAGCCCGCAGGAATACTTCAGCCGCTACGGCCTCACGCGCGAGAAACTGGCACTGGCCAAGCCCGATGCCATCGTCATGCACCCGGGGCCGATGAACCGGGGCGTTGAAATCGAATCGGCCGTGGCCGACGGGCCGCAATCGGTCATCCTGCAGCAGGTGACCTTCGGCATTGCAGTGCGCATGGCCGTGATGAGCATGCTGGCAGCGGGATGA